From a region of the uncultured Desulfatiglans sp. genome:
- a CDS encoding putative Sporulation and cell division repeat protein (Evidence 3 : Putative function from multiple computational evidences), translating to MIGTDMSSSRGSKKAKKRYRLELGFGAFLFWTAGLLVLLGWIFVLGIMVGRGDGPGFLKDFLPREQPGVPLAREAGPVSQAAIPPLNEGAEDPELRFYEELASKKAKTAKEEGKHRKDSSPVASKTAVKPASPAAAPAPMPPKEGVGYAVQVASLDTEEGAAEMVERLSGKGFRAYFTRASVNGRVYYRVRVGPFTGAADAKRSLQELAGKEGLDGFLMETGL from the coding sequence GTGATCGGCACGGATATGTCTTCCAGCAGGGGATCCAAAAAGGCCAAGAAAAGATACCGCCTCGAGCTGGGGTTCGGTGCTTTTCTTTTTTGGACAGCCGGGCTGCTGGTCCTGCTCGGTTGGATCTTCGTTTTGGGGATCATGGTGGGGCGGGGGGATGGCCCCGGGTTCCTGAAAGACTTTCTGCCCAGGGAGCAGCCCGGTGTGCCGTTGGCGCGCGAAGCGGGACCTGTCTCCCAGGCGGCGATTCCGCCGTTGAATGAAGGGGCCGAGGATCCGGAGCTGCGTTTCTACGAGGAGCTGGCTTCAAAAAAGGCGAAGACCGCCAAGGAGGAAGGTAAGCATCGAAAGGATTCGTCTCCGGTTGCATCCAAGACGGCGGTAAAACCGGCTTCTCCTGCTGCTGCTCCTGCTCCGATGCCTCCTAAGGAGGGTGTAGGCTATGCGGTCCAGGTGGCATCGCTCGACACGGAAGAAGGGGCCGCTGAAATGGTCGAGCGATTGTCCGGAAAGGGGTTTCGGGCCTATTTTACTAGAGCGTCGGTCAATGGGAGGGTGTATTACCGGGTCAGGGTCGGCCCTTTTACGGGCGCGGCCGACGCCAAGCGCTCCCTGCAGGAATTGGCTGGGAAAGAAGGATTGGACGGATTCTTGATGGAAACGGGGCTTTGA
- the argS gene encoding Arginine--tRNA ligase — protein sequence MKSRIEQVLKDTIADCFEKGLLKETPLPGYVIEVPNNPDHGHFATNLPMTLASSQRRSPRDIAAVILQNLKDEAGLIDRLEVAGPGFLNFWIRSTEWHGFLARILEEREDFGRCSLGQGLRVLVEFVSANPTGPLHLGHGRGAALGDTLCRILECCGYDVEREFYINDAGQQIQMLGKSIYSRVKQRSDPAYPFPEKGYHGDYIRDLAETVGSRVSIDGMSEEEACTYCAQAGKEIMLEEIRRDLDAFRVRFDVWYPESELFQSGLLDATLQTLKNSGRLYEQDGALWIRTTEFGDDKDRVLRKGDGQFTYFASDIAYHLQKRARGFDKAINLWGADHHGYVPRIQAALQAHGLPSGWLSVMLIQLVKLWKGGQEMKMSKRAGSYVTLEELLAEVGVDAARFVFLTKSHDSSLDFDVDLVKKQDSDNPVYYVQYAHARICSIFRKAEESSLERLPVVRTGLDRLILEEETGLIRAMAEFPILLQDICRSLEPHRLTYYLTDLAAKFHKYFNLGTKHSDCRVVGDDTLMSQQRLHLVDAIRITLANGLRLLGVESPERM from the coding sequence ATGAAAAGCAGGATTGAACAGGTACTGAAAGACACGATTGCGGATTGCTTCGAGAAAGGCCTTTTGAAGGAAACCCCGCTGCCCGGCTATGTCATCGAAGTCCCCAATAACCCGGATCATGGCCATTTCGCCACCAACCTGCCCATGACCCTCGCCTCTTCCCAGCGGCGCTCCCCGCGGGATATTGCGGCTGTCATCCTGCAGAACTTGAAGGATGAAGCCGGCCTTATCGATCGCCTCGAGGTGGCTGGACCCGGATTCCTCAACTTCTGGATCCGCAGCACCGAATGGCACGGTTTCCTCGCCCGTATCCTGGAGGAAAGAGAGGACTTCGGGCGCTGCTCTCTCGGTCAGGGCCTGCGGGTGCTGGTGGAGTTCGTCAGCGCGAACCCGACCGGCCCCCTTCACCTGGGACATGGGCGTGGTGCAGCGCTCGGCGACACCTTGTGCAGGATTTTGGAGTGTTGCGGGTATGACGTCGAGCGCGAGTTCTATATCAACGATGCCGGCCAGCAGATTCAGATGCTCGGGAAGTCCATTTACAGCCGCGTTAAACAAAGATCCGACCCGGCCTATCCCTTCCCGGAGAAGGGATATCACGGGGATTATATCCGTGATCTGGCCGAAACGGTCGGCAGCAGGGTGTCGATCGATGGGATGTCCGAAGAAGAGGCTTGCACCTACTGTGCCCAGGCGGGCAAGGAGATCATGCTGGAGGAGATCCGCAGGGATCTGGATGCCTTCCGGGTCCGGTTCGATGTTTGGTACCCTGAGAGCGAGTTGTTTCAATCCGGGCTGCTCGATGCCACGCTCCAGACATTGAAGAACAGCGGCAGGCTCTACGAACAGGATGGGGCCCTCTGGATCAGGACGACCGAGTTCGGAGACGACAAGGACCGGGTGCTTCGCAAGGGAGACGGCCAATTCACCTATTTTGCATCGGACATCGCCTACCACCTGCAGAAACGGGCGCGGGGTTTCGACAAGGCCATCAATCTCTGGGGGGCGGATCACCACGGCTATGTCCCCCGGATCCAGGCGGCGCTGCAGGCCCACGGGCTGCCGTCCGGCTGGCTCTCCGTCATGCTGATCCAGTTGGTGAAACTCTGGAAGGGCGGCCAGGAGATGAAGATGTCCAAGCGCGCCGGCTCCTATGTGACCCTTGAAGAACTCCTGGCCGAAGTGGGTGTGGATGCCGCCCGCTTCGTATTCTTGACCAAAAGCCACGATTCTTCCCTGGATTTCGATGTGGATCTGGTCAAGAAGCAGGACAGCGACAACCCCGTCTACTATGTCCAGTATGCCCATGCCAGGATCTGCAGCATCTTCAGAAAGGCCGAGGAATCCAGCCTCGAGCGGCTGCCGGTCGTCCGCACGGGCCTCGATCGTCTGATACTGGAGGAGGAAACGGGCCTCATCCGGGCGATGGCCGAGTTCCCCATTCTGTTGCAAGATATCTGCCGGTCGCTGGAGCCCCATCGTCTGACCTATTACCTGACCGACCTGGCCGCTAAATTTCACAAATACTTCAATCTGGGGACGAAGCACTCGGATTGTCGGGTCGTGGGGGACGACACCCTTATGAGCCAGCAGCGGCTTCACCTCGTGGATGCCATCAGAATCACGCTGGCAAATGGGTTGAGGCTTCTCGGCGTCGAATCGCCGGAGAGGATGTGA